A DNA window from Nocardioides palaemonis contains the following coding sequences:
- the fabF gene encoding beta-ketoacyl-ACP synthase II produces the protein MPSTRVVVTGLGATSPVGGDVPTTWQAMLAGTSGIARLEDEWADQLPVKIGGRVAVEPSEVLDRVKARRLDRSSQFAMVAADQAWADAGLEGSGLEPERLGVALASGIGGVTTLLANYDTLLEKGPRRVSPLAVPMLMPNAPAANVSLKYGARAAVHAPTSACASGNEAIAMAIDLIRLGRADVVLAGGTEAAIHPLPMAAFANMMALSKTGTDDDRDPASVSRPWDVARDGFVLGEGGAVLVLESEEHARARGATIYAEVRGAGISNDAHDIAQPDPEGRGGTRAIQMALREGDVDPATVVHVNAHATSTPKGDIAEGLMLHAVLGDHVDRCVVTSTKSMTGHLLGGAGALEAVATVMALHDRVSPPTINLDDKDPEVDLDIPTSRRDLPEGDIVALNNSFGFGGANVAVAFGNA, from the coding sequence ATGCCCTCGACCCGCGTAGTCGTCACCGGCCTCGGCGCCACCTCCCCCGTCGGCGGGGACGTCCCCACGACCTGGCAGGCGATGCTCGCCGGCACGTCGGGCATCGCGCGTCTCGAGGACGAGTGGGCCGACCAGCTGCCGGTGAAGATCGGCGGCCGTGTCGCGGTCGAGCCCTCCGAGGTGCTCGACCGGGTCAAGGCCCGCCGCCTCGACCGCTCCAGCCAGTTCGCGATGGTCGCCGCCGACCAGGCGTGGGCCGACGCGGGCCTGGAGGGCTCCGGCCTCGAGCCCGAGCGCCTCGGTGTCGCGCTCGCGTCCGGCATCGGCGGGGTCACCACCCTGCTCGCCAACTACGACACGCTGCTCGAGAAGGGACCGCGCCGCGTCTCGCCGCTGGCCGTCCCGATGCTTATGCCCAACGCCCCGGCCGCCAACGTGAGCCTGAAGTACGGCGCCCGCGCGGCCGTCCACGCGCCGACCTCCGCGTGTGCCTCCGGCAACGAGGCGATCGCGATGGCGATCGACCTGATCCGCCTCGGCCGCGCCGACGTCGTCCTCGCCGGCGGCACCGAGGCCGCGATCCACCCGCTGCCGATGGCCGCGTTCGCGAACATGATGGCGCTGTCGAAGACCGGCACCGACGACGACCGCGACCCCGCGTCGGTCTCCCGGCCCTGGGACGTCGCGCGCGACGGCTTCGTGCTCGGCGAGGGCGGCGCCGTCCTCGTCCTCGAGTCCGAGGAGCACGCCCGCGCGCGTGGCGCGACGATCTACGCCGAGGTGCGCGGCGCCGGCATCAGCAACGACGCCCACGACATCGCGCAGCCCGACCCCGAGGGTCGCGGCGGCACCCGCGCCATCCAGATGGCCCTGCGCGAGGGCGACGTGGACCCCGCCACCGTCGTCCACGTCAACGCCCACGCGACGTCGACGCCCAAGGGCGACATCGCCGAGGGCCTGATGCTCCACGCCGTCCTCGGCGACCACGTCGACCGCTGCGTCGTCACCAGCACCAAGTCGATGACCGGCCACCTCCTCGGCGGAGCCGGCGCGCTCGAGGCGGTCGCCACCGTGATGGCCCTCCACGACCGCGTGAGCCCGCCGACGATCAACCTGGACGACAAGGACCCCGAGGTCGACCTCGACATCCCCACGTCGCGCCGTGACCTGCCCGAGGGCGACATCGTCGCGCTCAACAACTCCTTCGGCTTCGGTGGCGCCAACGTCGCCGTCGCCTTCGGAAACGCCTGA
- a CDS encoding acyl-CoA carboxylase subunit beta, translating to MTATAAPAKVKLPREEDPRNPVHRLTALLDEGTLELITPDDESGMLAAVGRVDGTQVVAFCSDATVMGGAMGDVGCRVVVDAYHRAITDGVPIIGLWHSGGARLAEGVLSLHAVGRIFQVMTQASGVIPQISVVLGPAAGGAAYGPALTDVVILGPEGRIFVTGPDVVRSVTGEDVDMLRLGGPEPHGRRSGVVHILTESEREALDRARTVASLLGAQGSLAADSVEDRDLGALLPESKKRAYDVHPLVDGLLDEGTMQELHARWAPNIVTALGRFGGRTVGVVANNPLRLGGCLDSLSAEKASRFVRMCDAFGVPLVVLVDVPGYLPGVGQEWDGVVRRGAKLLHAFGECVVPRVTLVTRKTYGGAYIAMNARSLGATRVLAWPGAEVAVMGAVAAIRILHRRKLAEVSPEIRPQVEAELAAEHERIAGGVDKAVEIGVVDEVVEPTRTRSAIAAAMRHEVDTAGVRRGRHGNIPL from the coding sequence GTGACCGCCACCGCCGCACCCGCCAAGGTCAAGCTCCCGCGCGAGGAGGACCCCCGCAACCCGGTCCACCGGCTGACCGCGCTGCTCGACGAGGGCACCCTCGAGCTGATCACCCCGGACGACGAGTCCGGGATGCTCGCCGCGGTCGGTCGCGTCGACGGCACCCAGGTCGTCGCGTTCTGCAGCGACGCCACGGTGATGGGTGGCGCGATGGGCGACGTCGGGTGCCGGGTCGTGGTCGACGCCTACCACCGCGCCATCACCGACGGCGTGCCGATCATCGGGCTGTGGCACTCCGGCGGCGCCCGCCTGGCCGAGGGCGTGCTGTCCCTCCACGCGGTCGGCCGGATCTTCCAGGTGATGACCCAGGCGTCCGGGGTCATCCCCCAGATCTCCGTGGTGCTCGGTCCCGCCGCCGGCGGCGCGGCCTACGGTCCCGCCCTCACCGACGTCGTCATCCTCGGGCCGGAGGGACGCATCTTCGTCACCGGACCCGACGTGGTGCGCTCGGTCACCGGCGAGGACGTCGACATGCTGCGCCTCGGCGGGCCCGAGCCGCACGGCCGCCGCTCCGGCGTCGTGCACATCCTCACCGAGTCCGAGCGTGAGGCGCTCGACCGGGCGCGCACGGTGGCCTCCCTGCTCGGTGCTCAGGGCAGCCTGGCCGCCGACTCGGTCGAGGACCGCGACCTCGGCGCCCTGCTGCCGGAGTCGAAGAAGCGGGCCTACGACGTCCACCCCCTGGTCGACGGGCTCCTCGACGAGGGAACCATGCAGGAGCTCCACGCGCGCTGGGCACCCAACATCGTCACCGCCCTCGGTCGGTTCGGCGGACGCACCGTCGGCGTCGTCGCCAACAACCCGCTGCGCCTCGGTGGCTGCCTCGACTCGTTGTCGGCCGAGAAGGCGTCCCGGTTCGTCCGCATGTGCGACGCGTTCGGCGTCCCGCTGGTGGTGCTGGTCGACGTGCCGGGCTACCTCCCCGGCGTCGGCCAGGAGTGGGACGGCGTGGTGCGCCGCGGCGCCAAGCTGCTGCACGCCTTCGGCGAGTGCGTGGTCCCGCGCGTCACCCTCGTCACCCGCAAGACCTACGGCGGCGCCTACATCGCGATGAACGCCCGCTCGCTGGGCGCGACGCGTGTCCTCGCGTGGCCCGGTGCCGAGGTCGCGGTGATGGGGGCGGTCGCCGCGATCCGGATCCTCCACCGCCGCAAGCTGGCCGAGGTCTCCCCCGAGATCCGCCCCCAGGTCGAGGCCGAGCTGGCCGCCGAGCACGAGCGGATCGCGGGCGGCGTCGACAAGGCCGTCGAGATCGGCGTCGTGGACGAGGTCGTCGAGCCGACCCGCACCCGCAGCGCGATCGCCGCGGCCATGCGTCACGAGGTCGACACCGCCGGGGTGCGACGCGGCCGGCACGGCAACATCCCGCTCTGA
- a CDS encoding DUF3145 domain-containing protein: MVTTRIASRPDGPGTRGILYVHSAPSALCPHIEWAVGGVLGVAVSLDWTPQPAQPGAYRAELSWTGAAGTAAAVASALRGWNHLRFEITEEPTSSTEGTRFSCTPELGIFHAITGPHGDILIPEDRLKAAVVKAALGDTTLLLEIDQLLGKPWDDELETFRHAGEGAPVRWLHQVV, from the coding sequence ATGGTGACCACACGCATTGCTTCGCGCCCGGACGGTCCGGGGACGAGGGGCATCCTCTACGTGCACTCTGCGCCCTCCGCACTCTGCCCGCACATCGAGTGGGCCGTCGGCGGAGTGCTCGGCGTGGCCGTCTCGCTCGACTGGACGCCTCAGCCTGCCCAGCCGGGTGCCTACCGTGCCGAGCTGTCCTGGACGGGCGCCGCCGGCACGGCTGCTGCCGTGGCCTCGGCGCTGCGCGGCTGGAACCACCTCCGCTTCGAGATCACCGAGGAGCCGACGAGCTCCACCGAGGGCACGCGCTTCTCCTGCACGCCCGAGCTCGGCATCTTCCACGCGATCACCGGCCCGCACGGTGACATCCTCATCCCCGAGGACCGGCTGAAGGCCGCCGTCGTCAAGGCCGCGCTGGGCGACACCACGCTGCTGCTCGAGATTGACCAGCTCCTCGGCAAGCCGTGGGACGACGAGCTCGAGACCTTCCGGCACGCGGGCGAGGGCGCCCCCGTGCGGTGGCTGCACCAGGTCGTCTGA